A region of Paractinoplanes abujensis DNA encodes the following proteins:
- a CDS encoding Uma2 family endonuclease has translation MTTLFTADQPPATSIFPDGRPMTGDDYLALGVTSPRVELLDGSLLVTPNPTNTHQRIARRLANRLEENADAAHLQIDEAVNVRLTPDRFFIPDVAAYSADVGEVVFVEAEAVALICEILSPSNPTTDKVLKMHLYAEAGIPWYLVVDPTSPALYLYELSGASYKEHSAAQAGEILHLSAPVAAHLDVEALFPGGAGHRD, from the coding sequence ATGACCACGTTGTTCACGGCGGACCAGCCGCCCGCGACTTCGATCTTCCCCGATGGTCGGCCGATGACCGGCGACGACTACCTGGCCCTCGGCGTGACCTCCCCCCGAGTCGAACTCCTCGACGGGAGCCTGCTCGTGACGCCCAACCCCACCAACACGCATCAGCGGATCGCCCGCCGCCTCGCCAACAGGCTGGAGGAGAACGCGGACGCAGCACACCTTCAGATCGACGAGGCCGTGAACGTCCGGTTGACTCCCGATCGGTTCTTCATCCCCGACGTCGCGGCCTACTCGGCCGACGTCGGGGAGGTGGTGTTCGTGGAGGCCGAAGCGGTGGCGCTGATCTGCGAGATCCTCTCCCCGTCCAATCCGACCACCGACAAGGTGTTGAAGATGCACCTCTATGCGGAGGCAGGCATCCCGTGGTACCTGGTGGTCGATCCCACGAGCCCGGCGCTGTACCTCTATGAATTGTCCGGCGCCTCGTACAAAGAGCATTCGGCCGCCCAGGCGGGCGAAATCCTCCATCTAAGCGCACCGGTGGCGGCCCACCTGGACGTGGAGGCGTTGTTCCCCGGCGGCGCCGGTCATCGGGACTGA
- a CDS encoding fumarate reductase/succinate dehydrogenase flavoprotein subunit, translated as MMTTARIERHLYDVVVIGAGGAGLRAAIEARLAGKRTAIISKSLFGKAHTVMAEGGAAAAMGNVNSRDNWMVHFRDTMRGGKFLNNFRMAELHAKEAPERIWELETYGALFDRTKDGKISQRNFGGHEYPRLAHVGDRTGLELIRTLQQKIVSLQQEDFAETGNYESRIKVFSETTITELLLDGVRVAGAFGYYRESGEFLLLEAPAVILATGGVGRSYKVTSNSWEYTGDGHALALRAGATLINMEFLQFHPTGMVWPPSVKGILVTESVRGDGGVLRNSEGKRFMFDYVPDVFRKQYADTEEEADRWYNDPDNNRRPPELLPRDEVARAINSEVKAGRGTKSGGVLLDVSTRMPAETITKRLPSMYHQFKELADVDITKEPMEVGPTCHYVMGGVEVEPDSTAAMGTVQGLFAAGEVSGGMHGSNRLGGNSLSDLLVFGKRAGEHAAAYTETLEKKPKVSTKDVEAAVTTALAPLQRQSGENPYGLQQDLQAVMGDLVGIIRREGELTDALKRIQELKLRVANVGATGGRRYNPGWHLALDLRNMLIVSECTAKAALEREESRGGHTREDFPQMNAAWRQVNLVCALGDDGDVHLERKPLPRMRDELIQLFERTELSKYLTEDELTQFDAIEGPKGDARIPGARTDAQSKTEAK; from the coding sequence ATCATGACTACTGCACGAATCGAACGACACCTGTACGACGTTGTCGTGATCGGGGCCGGCGGCGCCGGTCTGCGCGCGGCGATCGAGGCCCGGCTGGCCGGCAAGCGTACGGCGATCATCTCGAAGTCCCTGTTCGGCAAGGCGCACACGGTGATGGCCGAGGGCGGCGCGGCGGCGGCGATGGGCAACGTCAACTCGCGCGACAACTGGATGGTCCATTTCCGCGACACGATGCGCGGCGGCAAGTTCCTCAACAACTTCCGCATGGCCGAGCTGCACGCCAAGGAGGCGCCGGAGCGGATCTGGGAGCTGGAGACGTACGGGGCGCTCTTCGACCGCACGAAGGACGGCAAGATTTCGCAGCGCAACTTCGGCGGGCACGAATATCCGCGGCTTGCGCACGTCGGCGACCGTACGGGTCTGGAACTGATCCGCACCCTGCAGCAGAAGATCGTCTCGCTGCAGCAGGAGGACTTCGCCGAGACCGGCAACTACGAGTCGCGCATCAAGGTCTTCTCCGAGACCACGATCACCGAGCTGCTGCTCGACGGCGTCCGGGTGGCCGGTGCGTTCGGCTACTACCGCGAGTCGGGCGAGTTCCTGCTGCTCGAGGCGCCCGCGGTGATCCTGGCGACCGGCGGCGTGGGCCGCAGCTACAAGGTCACGTCGAACAGTTGGGAATACACCGGCGACGGCCATGCGCTCGCGCTGCGGGCGGGCGCGACGCTGATCAACATGGAGTTCCTCCAGTTCCACCCGACCGGCATGGTCTGGCCCCCCAGCGTCAAGGGCATCCTGGTCACCGAGTCGGTGCGGGGCGACGGCGGCGTGCTGCGCAACAGCGAGGGCAAGCGCTTCATGTTCGACTACGTCCCCGACGTGTTCCGCAAGCAGTACGCGGACACCGAGGAGGAGGCCGACCGCTGGTACAACGACCCCGACAACAACCGCCGCCCACCCGAGCTGCTGCCCCGCGACGAGGTCGCCCGCGCGATCAACTCCGAGGTCAAGGCCGGTCGCGGCACCAAGTCGGGCGGTGTGCTGCTCGACGTGTCGACCCGCATGCCGGCCGAGACGATCACCAAGCGCCTGCCGTCGATGTATCACCAGTTCAAGGAGCTGGCCGACGTCGACATCACGAAGGAGCCGATGGAGGTCGGTCCCACCTGCCACTACGTGATGGGCGGGGTCGAGGTCGAACCCGACTCGACGGCGGCCATGGGCACCGTTCAGGGCCTGTTCGCGGCGGGCGAGGTGTCGGGCGGCATGCACGGGTCCAACCGCCTCGGCGGCAACTCGCTGTCCGACCTGCTGGTGTTCGGCAAGCGGGCCGGTGAGCACGCCGCGGCGTACACGGAAACGCTGGAGAAGAAGCCCAAGGTGAGCACGAAGGACGTCGAGGCTGCGGTCACGACGGCCCTCGCGCCCCTGCAACGGCAGAGCGGCGAGAACCCGTACGGGCTGCAGCAAGATCTTCAAGCCGTGATGGGTGACCTGGTCGGCATCATCCGGCGCGAGGGCGAACTGACCGATGCGCTCAAGCGGATCCAGGAGCTCAAGCTGCGGGTGGCCAACGTCGGCGCGACCGGCGGACGGCGCTACAACCCGGGCTGGCACCTCGCGCTCGACCTGCGCAACATGCTGATCGTCTCGGAGTGCACGGCCAAGGCCGCGCTGGAGCGGGAGGAGTCACGCGGCGGGCACACCCGTGAGGACTTCCCGCAGATGAACGCGGCTTGGCGGCAAGTCAACCTGGTCTGTGCGCTCGGCGACGACGGCGACGTGCACCTCGAACGCAAGCCGCTGCCCCGCATGCGCGACGAGCTGATCCAGCTGTTCGAGCGCACCGAGCTTTCCAAATATCTGACCGAGGACGAGCTGACCCAGTTCGACGCGATCGAGGGCCCGAAGGGCGACGCCCGGATCCCCGGCGCGCGAACCGACGCGCAGAGCAAGACGGAGGCGAAGTAA
- the mshB gene encoding N-acetyl-1-D-myo-inositol-2-amino-2-deoxy-alpha-D-glucopyranoside deacetylase: MTDALPARRLLLVHAHPDDEVTGTGATMAHYAATGAHVTLVTCTLGEEGEIHVPELAQLEAAQADQLGGYRLVELSRACAALGVTDHRFLGGAGRYRDSGMMGLPTNDHARAFWQADLDEAAAHLVEIMREIRPQVMITYDPNGFYGHPDHIQAHRVAMRAAELAGADAPQKIYWTAMPLSVLRDGMDAFRELSDNPFAGVEKVEDLPFGHPDDEIAARIDGTDHYQQKVAAMQAHATQIPDNSWLYGIAGDFGGEFMGVEYFTIAKGSRGPGEGPHGWESDLFGGLDLEQPAAADAASR; the protein is encoded by the coding sequence GTGACTGACGCCCTGCCCGCGCGACGACTGCTGCTGGTCCACGCCCACCCCGACGACGAGGTCACCGGCACCGGCGCCACCATGGCCCACTACGCGGCCACCGGCGCTCACGTGACGCTCGTGACCTGCACGCTCGGCGAGGAGGGCGAGATCCACGTCCCCGAGCTGGCCCAGCTGGAGGCGGCCCAGGCCGACCAGCTCGGGGGTTATCGGCTGGTCGAGCTGTCCCGGGCGTGTGCCGCGCTGGGTGTGACCGACCACCGGTTCCTCGGCGGCGCCGGGCGGTATCGCGACTCCGGCATGATGGGCCTGCCCACCAACGACCACGCCCGCGCGTTCTGGCAGGCCGACCTCGACGAGGCCGCCGCGCACCTGGTCGAGATCATGCGTGAGATCAGGCCCCAGGTGATGATCACGTACGACCCGAACGGGTTCTACGGGCATCCCGACCACATCCAGGCGCACCGGGTGGCCATGCGCGCGGCCGAGCTGGCCGGCGCCGACGCCCCGCAGAAGATCTACTGGACGGCGATGCCGCTGAGCGTGCTGCGCGACGGCATGGACGCGTTCCGCGAGCTCTCCGACAACCCGTTCGCCGGGGTGGAGAAGGTCGAGGACCTGCCGTTCGGCCACCCCGACGACGAGATCGCCGCGCGCATCGACGGCACCGACCACTACCAGCAGAAGGTCGCGGCCATGCAGGCCCACGCCACGCAGATCCCCGACAACTCCTGGCTCTACGGCATCGCCGGGGACTTCGGCGGCGAGTTCATGGGCGTGGAGTACTTCACGATCGCCAAGGGGTCGCGCGGCCCGGGCGAGGGCCCGCACGGCTGGGAGAGCGACCTGTTCGGCGGTCTCGACCTCGAGCAGCCGGCGGCCGCCGACGCCGCCTCCCGATGA
- a CDS encoding TldD/PmbA family protein: protein MSIDIIRTGAELELAARVVELVRQVAGPGAEAEVMVRHDAEALTRFANSMIHQNVADAATNVRLRLHLDGRTAAGATTLVDTDGLRGLVERTVAAARLSPPDATWPGLTSPTPLHRSSGHHGSGERSGLDFGFDEATARADPAERAGRVRDFVRAAGGLETAGYCRTTYSSAAFANSAGQSVEGRTAEAAMDGIARAGGADGVARLASGRLGDLDGAVLGARAAAKARAGLDPVELPPGHYEVVLEPEAVADLLDNFSMFGFNGKAYAQKQSFAELEAEQFDPSVTLIDEPLGSRAEHAPGLPFDDEGTPRESLVLVRDGVTKAVAHDRSSAAEAGTTSTGHASPASRTWGPYPSHVRMEAAPAATEPADPASPVAESAQPLIARMRRGLLITDLWYTRVLDPKTLVITGLTRNGVWLVEDGEVTGAVSNMRFTQSYPQALANGQVLGIGSESILLPDRWSGTRYAAPALHLASWNLTGNASG, encoded by the coding sequence ATGAGCATCGACATCATCCGGACGGGGGCCGAGCTCGAACTGGCGGCCCGGGTCGTCGAACTGGTGCGGCAGGTGGCCGGTCCGGGGGCCGAGGCCGAGGTCATGGTGCGGCACGACGCCGAGGCGCTGACCCGCTTCGCGAACTCGATGATCCACCAGAACGTGGCCGACGCCGCCACCAACGTCCGGCTCCGGCTGCACCTCGACGGACGTACGGCAGCGGGCGCGACCACTCTCGTCGACACCGACGGCCTGCGCGGGCTGGTCGAACGCACGGTCGCGGCGGCGCGGCTGAGCCCGCCCGACGCCACCTGGCCCGGCCTGACCTCGCCCACCCCGCTGCACCGCTCGTCGGGCCACCACGGCTCGGGCGAACGGTCCGGCCTCGACTTCGGCTTCGACGAAGCGACCGCGCGGGCCGACCCGGCCGAAAGAGCCGGCCGCGTCCGCGACTTCGTGCGGGCCGCAGGCGGCCTGGAAACGGCGGGCTACTGCCGCACGACGTACAGCTCGGCGGCCTTCGCCAACAGTGCGGGGCAGTCGGTCGAAGGGCGCACGGCCGAGGCCGCGATGGACGGCATCGCCCGGGCCGGCGGCGCCGACGGGGTGGCCCGGCTGGCCAGTGGACGGCTCGGCGACCTCGACGGTGCGGTGCTGGGCGCGCGGGCGGCGGCCAAGGCGCGGGCCGGGCTCGACCCCGTCGAGCTGCCCCCGGGCCACTACGAGGTGGTGCTCGAACCCGAGGCGGTGGCCGATCTGCTCGACAACTTCTCGATGTTCGGGTTCAACGGCAAGGCGTACGCGCAGAAACAGTCCTTCGCCGAGCTCGAAGCGGAACAGTTCGACCCGTCGGTGACCCTGATCGACGAGCCGCTGGGCAGCCGGGCCGAGCACGCGCCGGGCCTGCCGTTCGACGACGAGGGCACACCGCGCGAATCGCTGGTGCTGGTGCGCGACGGCGTGACCAAGGCAGTGGCCCACGACCGCTCGTCGGCGGCCGAAGCCGGGACCACGTCTACGGGCCATGCGTCGCCGGCCTCACGCACCTGGGGCCCCTACCCCTCCCACGTCCGGATGGAGGCCGCACCCGCCGCGACCGAGCCCGCCGACCCGGCCTCCCCGGTCGCCGAGTCGGCCCAGCCCCTGATCGCCCGCATGCGGCGCGGCCTGCTGATCACCGACTTGTGGTACACGCGGGTCCTCGACCCCAAGACGCTGGTCATCACCGGCCTGACCCGCAACGGCGTCTGGCTCGTGGAAGACGGCGAGGTGACCGGGGCGGTGAGCAACATGCGCTTCACCCAGTCCTATCCGCAGGCTTTGGCGAACGGTCAGGTGCTGGGCATCGGCAGCGAATCGATCCTGCTGCCCGATCGCTGGTCGGGCACCCGCTACGCGGCGCCGGCCCTGCACCTGGCGTCGTGGAACCTGACCGGCAACGCCTCGGGCTGA
- a CDS encoding succinate dehydrogenase/fumarate reductase iron-sulfur subunit, whose product MGTKRHFRVWRGDESGGDIQDYDVEVNDGEVVLDIIHRLQATQTPDLACRWNCKAGKCGSCSVEINGKPRLGCMTRMSTFEENETVTITPLRTFPVIRDLVTDVSFNYEKARETPAFAPPAGVAPGQYRMQQVDVERSQEFRKCIECFLCQNTCHVVRDHEDNKEAFSGPRYFIRAAELDMHPLDAREDRKQYAQANQGLGYCNITKCCTEVCPEHIKITDNAIIPMKERVVDRRYDPLVWLGRKIFRRDQLESENMAPSTSVGVTDVAKGAPFTTNRLPEAPPVREDGKMDVTEVTLPVQGGPSPFGDQEFPLPLDQISYHKPDPRD is encoded by the coding sequence ATGGGCACCAAGCGCCACTTCCGCGTCTGGCGGGGCGACGAGTCCGGCGGCGACATCCAGGACTACGACGTCGAGGTCAACGACGGTGAAGTCGTGCTCGACATCATCCACCGCCTGCAGGCGACCCAGACGCCCGATCTGGCCTGCCGCTGGAACTGCAAGGCGGGCAAGTGCGGCTCGTGCTCGGTCGAGATCAACGGCAAGCCCCGGCTCGGCTGCATGACCCGGATGTCCACCTTCGAGGAGAACGAGACCGTCACGATCACGCCGCTGCGCACCTTCCCGGTGATCCGCGACCTGGTCACCGACGTGTCCTTCAACTACGAGAAGGCGCGCGAGACACCGGCCTTCGCGCCGCCGGCCGGCGTGGCCCCGGGGCAGTACCGGATGCAGCAGGTCGACGTCGAGCGGAGCCAGGAGTTCCGCAAGTGCATCGAATGCTTCCTCTGCCAGAACACGTGCCACGTCGTGCGCGACCACGAGGACAACAAGGAGGCCTTCTCCGGCCCCCGCTATTTCATCCGCGCGGCCGAGCTCGACATGCACCCGCTCGACGCCCGCGAGGACCGCAAACAGTACGCGCAGGCCAACCAGGGCCTCGGCTACTGCAACATCACCAAGTGCTGCACCGAGGTCTGCCCCGAGCACATCAAGATCACCGACAACGCGATCATCCCGATGAAGGAGCGCGTGGTCGACCGCCGGTACGACCCGCTGGTCTGGCTCGGCCGCAAGATTTTCCGCCGCGACCAACTGGAATCCGAGAACATGGCCCCCAGCACCTCGGTCGGCGTCACCGACGTGGCCAAGGGCGCGCCGTTCACCACCAACCGGCTGCCCGAGGCGCCGCCGGTCCGCGAGGACGGCAAGATGGACGTCACCGAGGTCACGCTGCCCGTGCAGGGCGGTCCGTCCCCGTTCGGCGACCAGGAGTTCCCGCTGCCGCTCGACCAGATCAGCTATCACAAGCCTGATCCGCGCGACTGA
- a CDS encoding prolyl oligopeptidase family serine peptidase, whose protein sequence is MKVGGDGRRVTFLRSSGPEDRVASLWVLNVATAAESLVAPGPVSSYATDRDATVAAFTREGRLFRADLVRGTVTEVPTDAPAEDPRPDPRGVTIGYVSPAGGSPSLRVVGPDGDRLLAGEPGNAWREHCGTIGWGVPDETARRFGRDRGWWWSPDGSQILAARTAASTSLHLLDLDFGWVDVHWDRETYPHVVSVRWADGGGPLITVLRRMQQHGLVLAVDPRTGETQVHAELADARWVEPVAGTPRHLPDGRVLVGGELAHDGFDARCLFADGSLLTPPGLYVRRVVGTVPRPGSPAPDLIVEGTDDDPADQSVFRVRTSLGGGGAEARSITGTPGWHHAHTGGDVLVVDDVVWRGEARVAALGNLSMPLPYAPAPVLGRVTDRRLPAAVLYPAAFVGGRKIPVLVTLGDGPGHQQVVNDPAAWQERQWWADAGFAVVSIDGRGTPGVAPSYEKVVHRRLVDVSLSDQVDALHALQGKHPDLDLSTVAVRGTGVGGWLAAMAVLRRTDVFHRGVARNPVIDWHDEPSVPAERYLGDHRDSADVYTHHSLHGAEPTDALLLIGADLPGLPSHPAATLDEELAFLQGHSTAAPQR, encoded by the coding sequence GTGAAGGTCGGCGGGGACGGCCGGCGGGTCACGTTCCTGCGTTCCAGCGGCCCCGAGGACAGGGTCGCGTCGCTCTGGGTGCTCAACGTCGCGACGGCGGCCGAGTCCCTCGTCGCGCCGGGACCCGTTTCCTCGTACGCGACCGACCGCGACGCAACGGTGGCCGCGTTCACCCGCGAGGGCCGTCTGTTCCGGGCCGACCTGGTGCGGGGCACGGTGACCGAGGTGCCGACCGACGCCCCCGCCGAGGACCCGCGGCCCGACCCCCGCGGCGTCACCATCGGCTACGTGAGCCCGGCGGGCGGCTCCCCGTCGCTGCGGGTCGTCGGCCCCGACGGCGACCGGTTGCTGGCCGGCGAGCCGGGCAACGCGTGGCGCGAGCACTGCGGCACGATCGGCTGGGGGGTGCCGGACGAGACGGCCCGGCGCTTCGGGCGCGACCGCGGCTGGTGGTGGTCGCCCGACGGCAGCCAGATCCTGGCCGCCCGCACGGCCGCCTCGACCAGCCTGCACCTGCTCGACCTCGACTTCGGCTGGGTCGACGTGCACTGGGACCGCGAGACGTATCCGCACGTCGTCAGCGTGCGCTGGGCCGACGGCGGCGGGCCGCTGATCACCGTGCTGCGTCGCATGCAGCAGCACGGTCTGGTCCTCGCGGTCGACCCCCGTACGGGCGAGACCCAGGTGCACGCCGAGCTGGCCGACGCCCGCTGGGTCGAACCGGTGGCCGGCACGCCCCGGCACCTGCCCGACGGCCGCGTGCTGGTCGGCGGCGAACTGGCCCACGACGGCTTCGACGCGCGCTGCTTGTTCGCCGACGGCAGCCTGCTCACCCCGCCCGGCCTGTACGTGCGGCGGGTGGTGGGCACGGTGCCGCGGCCCGGCAGCCCCGCGCCCGACCTGATCGTCGAAGGCACCGACGACGACCCGGCCGACCAGTCGGTCTTCCGCGTCCGCACGTCGCTCGGCGGCGGCGGGGCCGAGGCCCGCAGCATCACCGGCACCCCCGGCTGGCACCACGCCCACACCGGCGGCGACGTGCTGGTCGTGGACGACGTGGTGTGGCGCGGCGAGGCCCGGGTGGCCGCGCTGGGCAACCTTTCGATGCCGCTCCCGTACGCCCCGGCGCCCGTGCTCGGACGGGTCACCGACCGCCGCCTGCCCGCCGCGGTGCTCTACCCGGCGGCGTTCGTCGGCGGCAGGAAGATCCCCGTGCTGGTCACCCTGGGCGACGGCCCCGGCCACCAGCAGGTGGTGAACGACCCCGCGGCCTGGCAGGAACGGCAGTGGTGGGCCGACGCGGGGTTCGCCGTCGTCAGCATCGACGGCCGGGGCACGCCCGGGGTCGCCCCCAGCTACGAGAAGGTGGTGCACCGCCGGCTGGTCGACGTGTCGTTGTCGGACCAGGTCGACGCGCTGCACGCCCTGCAGGGCAAACACCCCGACCTCGACCTGAGCACGGTCGCCGTACGGGGAACCGGTGTCGGGGGTTGGCTGGCCGCGATGGCCGTGCTGCGCCGGACCGACGTCTTCCACCGAGGCGTGGCCCGCAACCCGGTGATCGACTGGCACGACGAGCCCTCCGTGCCGGCCGAACGCTACCTGGGCGACCACCGCGACTCGGCCGACGTCTACACCCACCACAGCCTGCACGGCGCCGAACCCACCGACGCCCTGCTCCTGATCGGCGCCGACCTTCCCGGCCTGCCCTCACACCCCGCGGCCACCCTTGACGAGGAGCTAGCCTTCCTGCAGGGACACAGCACGGCTGCTCCACAGCGTTAG
- a CDS encoding TetR/AcrR family transcriptional regulator: protein MAPEQDSFVSSVWLKPPRVQSGQPALSREQIVRAAIEILDQEGTAGLSMRRLGTKLGAGATSLYWHVAHKDELLELVVDEVFGEVYVPEPGDTSWRVAASIMANGLRATLLRHPWVIGLLGLHPTIGPNAMRVGERLVALFTAAGFEGVEVSHAGAVLNSHAIGSATSDAAVMAAIKRTGKTHAEIADEVEPYLEQLAPDHPNYDAWRKETGQLHRDPEKLLAETYAFGLERILDGLESWLVAKRPDGLSSPGAA from the coding sequence ATGGCGCCGGAGCAGGACTCGTTCGTCAGTTCGGTGTGGTTGAAGCCGCCGCGCGTGCAGAGTGGGCAGCCCGCCCTGAGCCGGGAGCAGATCGTCCGAGCGGCGATCGAGATCCTTGATCAGGAAGGCACGGCCGGGCTCAGCATGCGCCGGCTGGGCACCAAACTCGGCGCGGGCGCGACCTCGCTCTACTGGCATGTCGCGCACAAGGACGAGCTGCTCGAGCTGGTCGTCGACGAGGTGTTCGGCGAGGTCTACGTGCCCGAGCCGGGCGACACGAGCTGGCGGGTCGCCGCGTCGATCATGGCTAACGGCCTGCGGGCCACATTGTTGCGGCACCCGTGGGTGATCGGCCTGCTGGGCCTGCACCCCACCATCGGCCCGAACGCGATGCGCGTCGGTGAGCGGCTGGTCGCGCTGTTCACGGCGGCGGGCTTCGAGGGGGTCGAGGTGTCGCACGCCGGCGCGGTCCTCAACTCCCACGCGATCGGCTCGGCGACCTCGGATGCGGCGGTGATGGCGGCCATCAAGCGAACCGGCAAGACGCACGCTGAGATCGCCGACGAGGTCGAGCCCTACCTCGAGCAGCTCGCGCCCGACCACCCGAACTACGACGCGTGGCGCAAGGAGACGGGCCAGCTGCACCGGGATCCCGAAAAACTGCTCGCGGAGACGTACGCCTTCGGCCTCGAACGCATCCTCGACGGGCTCGAGTCATGGTTGGTGGCGAAGCGCCCGGACGGCCTGAGCAGCCCGGGCGCTGCGTAA
- a CDS encoding TldD/PmbA family protein, producing MSHFDEASAAVQAALEAGARYADCRVMVRRGESMSARDGDIEDVGSGESAGLGVRALVGSSWGFYAVPDLSDGAARAAGRRAAQIAAASATVPGPPVDLVPAAAVEASWANACEIDPLEVSLSAKGDLLVGATTAAKQAGADLAEAAYQVWDTRKWFVSSEGHRIDQHTRECGAGVWASAFGDGEIQRRSWPSYGGQYGTSGWELVESLDLIGNAPRMAEEARALLSAPLCPSGETTLVLGGEQLALQIHESVGHAIELDRILGWEAAFAGTSWLDLSQLGSLRYGSELMNITIDPGRPGALGSFGFDDEGTPATKRDAVRDGIWVGVLAGRDSAAVAGLDYAGSVRSDGWARLPMVRMTNVGLEPGPHTLDEIIANTDDGVFMDVNRSWSIDDRRLNFQFGCEIGYEIKNGKLGRMLRNPTYTGIGPKFWQSMDMLSAETVAWGTPNCGKGQPGQVGHTGHPAAPARFTNVRVGVRG from the coding sequence ATGAGTCACTTCGATGAGGCTTCCGCGGCGGTGCAGGCCGCTCTCGAGGCCGGGGCGCGTTACGCCGACTGCCGCGTGATGGTGCGCCGCGGGGAGTCGATGAGCGCCCGCGACGGCGACATCGAGGATGTCGGGTCGGGCGAGAGCGCCGGTCTCGGCGTCCGGGCTCTGGTCGGTTCCTCCTGGGGTTTCTACGCCGTGCCCGATCTGTCCGACGGGGCCGCACGGGCTGCCGGGCGCCGGGCCGCCCAGATCGCCGCGGCCAGTGCCACCGTGCCGGGGCCACCGGTCGACCTCGTGCCCGCCGCCGCCGTCGAGGCCAGCTGGGCCAACGCATGCGAGATCGACCCGCTCGAGGTGTCGCTGTCGGCCAAGGGCGACCTGCTGGTCGGGGCCACCACCGCGGCCAAGCAGGCCGGGGCCGACCTGGCCGAGGCCGCCTACCAGGTCTGGGACACCCGCAAGTGGTTCGTCTCCAGCGAAGGCCACCGCATCGACCAGCACACCCGAGAGTGCGGCGCCGGCGTCTGGGCCAGCGCGTTCGGCGACGGCGAGATCCAGCGGCGCTCCTGGCCGTCGTATGGGGGCCAGTACGGCACGAGCGGCTGGGAGCTGGTCGAGAGCCTCGATCTGATCGGCAACGCCCCGCGCATGGCCGAGGAGGCCCGCGCCCTGCTCAGCGCGCCGCTGTGCCCGTCCGGCGAGACCACGCTGGTGCTCGGCGGCGAGCAGCTCGCGCTGCAGATCCACGAGTCGGTCGGGCACGCCATCGAGCTCGACCGCATCCTCGGGTGGGAGGCCGCGTTCGCCGGCACGAGCTGGCTCGATCTCAGCCAGTTGGGTTCCCTGCGCTACGGCTCCGAGCTGATGAACATCACGATCGACCCGGGCCGGCCGGGCGCGCTGGGCAGCTTCGGCTTCGACGACGAGGGCACCCCGGCCACCAAACGCGACGCCGTGCGCGACGGCATCTGGGTCGGCGTGCTGGCCGGGCGCGACTCGGCCGCCGTGGCCGGGCTCGACTACGCGGGCAGCGTGCGCTCCGACGGCTGGGCCCGGCTGCCCATGGTCCGGATGACCAATGTGGGCCTCGAACCGGGCCCGCACACGCTCGACGAGATCATCGCGAACACCGACGACGGCGTCTTCATGGACGTCAACCGCTCCTGGTCGATCGACGACCGCCGGCTCAACTTCCAGTTCGGCTGCGAGATCGGCTACGAGATCAAGAACGGCAAGCTCGGCCGCATGCTGCGCAACCCGACGTACACCGGCATCGGCCCCAAGTTCTGGCAGTCGATGGACATGCTCTCCGCCGAGACCGTCGCCTGGGGCACGCCGAACTGCGGCAAGGGCCAGCCCGGGCAGGTGGGGCACACCGGCCATCCGGCCGCTCCGGCCCGGTTCACCAACGTGCGTGTGGGGGTGCGGGGATGA